TCGGGCAGTTCGGGGGGCATGTCGGGCTCCAGTTCCACCTGGGCAGCTAGCATCCAGAGGGAGAGCAGGGTGTAGTAGCCGATGGTAACGGTGAGGTCCACAACGCCCTGCGTCCCCAGGCGGCGGACGGCCTCCTGCCAGAGGGCATCGCTGACCTGGCGGCGGCGCAGGAGGCTCTGGGCGAAGCGAACGGGGAGGGCCTCCACAGGGGTCAACCCCTTGGGGGCGGTGCCGTTTTTGATGGCCTGGATGGCCTCCTCCCGCACGCCCGCCAGACGGGCCAGGTGCACATGGTGGGTGAAGGGGTATTGGGCCTTCCAGTAGCGGGTGGTGGCCAGGATGGCCAGTTCCCGCGTTATGCCGTCCAGGGCGCCGCTAAGGAAACGGGCATATTCCCCAATGGAGGCCACCCGCGCCGCCATCTGGGGGCTGTGCAGGAGCAGTTGGAAGGGGCGGGCCACGTGCCCCCGCTTGGCGGCGATGGCGTCCCACGCCCCCCGGTGCTCGGGGGGCAGGTCCTCCCGACGGGTGATGTAAGGCAAACGGGCCATCTTCTGCCTCCTCGCTAGGCCGTTGGCCCCTATTGTGCACCAACGGGGCCAAGGGGGTATAGTCCCCCCGCCTCTGCCGTCGGTATCATGGGGGCGATGGTCCAGCCCATCGTGGTCTACACCGACGGGGCGTGCAAGATGCCCGAGAAGCGGGGCGGGTGGGCCGCCTTGATTCTCCAGGACGGCCAGCGCCGCCTCCTGCACGGGCACCAGGAGAATACCACTAACAACCGCATGGAACTGACAGCGGCCATCAAAGCCCTGGAGGCCCTTCCCGTTGGCTCCACCGTGATCGTCCGCTCGGATAGCGAGTATCTGGTGAAGGATATGCAGAGCCGGCAGGCTGGAGGGAAACCCCGCCGACGCAACGCCAACCTGGATCTTTGGCGTCGCCTGGACGAGGTGGCCAGCAGGGTGCAAGTGCGGTGGGAGTGGGTAAAGGGCCACGCCGGCCAGCCAGAGAACGAGGAGGTGAACGCCTGGGCGGAGTATGAGGCGGGGGTCCGCTCCACACCACCCGGCGGGGCCGAGCCATCCCCCACCCTGACCCACCTGGACGCCCAGGGGCACGCCCGCCAGGTGGAAGTGGGGCACAAGCCCCAGACCCTGCGGGAAGCGGTGGCCAAAGTTACCGTGCGCATGCGCCCCGAGACGCTGGCCCTGGTGCGGCGGGGGGGGCTGGAGAAGGGGGATGCTTTGGCGGTGGCGCGCCTGGCGGGTATCGCCGGGGCCAAAATGACCCCCCACCTGATCCCCCTGTGCCACCCTATCCCCCTGACGGGAGTGGAGGTGGACATCCAGGTGGACGAGGCGCAGAGTGCGGTGCACATCACGGCGACGGCACGGGCGGTCTGGCACACGGGGGTGGAGATGGAGGCGTTGACGGGGGCGGCGTGTGCAGCCTTGGCGCTGTACGATATGGTGAAGGGAGTGGAGCGGGGGGTGCGCATCACCGACCTGCGGGTGGTGCGCAAGACAGGGGGCCAGAGC
Above is a window of Dehalococcoidia bacterium DNA encoding:
- a CDS encoding carboxymuconolactone decarboxylase family protein; its protein translation is MARLPYITRREDLPPEHRGAWDAIAAKRGHVARPFQLLLHSPQMAARVASIGEYARFLSGALDGITRELAILATTRYWKAQYPFTHHVHLARLAGVREEAIQAIKNGTAPKGLTPVEALPVRFAQSLLRRRQVSDALWQEAVRRLGTQGVVDLTVTIGYYTLLSLWMLAAQVELEPDMPPELP
- the moaC gene encoding cyclic pyranopterin monophosphate synthase MoaC produces the protein MTHLDAQGHARQVEVGHKPQTLREAVAKVTVRMRPETLALVRRGGLEKGDALAVARLAGIAGAKMTPHLIPLCHPIPLTGVEVDIQVDEAQSAVHITATARAVWHTGVEMEALTGAACAALALYDMVKGVERGVRITDLRVVRKTGGQSGDVVLEGG